From the genome of Syntrophales bacterium, one region includes:
- a CDS encoding indolepyruvate oxidoreductase subunit beta: MNNNSVTTVLFVGVGGQGIIMASDLLSRVMLRAGRDVKKSEVHGMAQRGGCVSSHVRYGGRVYSPLAGKGGVDILVSFETMETLRYLDYLKKGGSAIVNDEELFPPAVNLGDEAYPADVPALLKKTLSAVKILKATDMALQAGDRRMANTVMLGALSSFTDVNEHLWKDVLRASFPERLVEKNLTAFNMGRTY; encoded by the coding sequence ATGAATAACAACAGCGTCACTACCGTTCTTTTTGTCGGCGTGGGCGGCCAGGGAATCATCATGGCGAGCGACTTGCTTTCCCGGGTGATGCTGCGGGCCGGCCGTGACGTCAAAAAGAGCGAGGTTCACGGTATGGCCCAGCGGGGCGGCTGTGTCAGCAGCCACGTCCGGTATGGCGGCAGGGTCTATTCCCCCCTGGCAGGGAAGGGGGGCGTGGATATTCTCGTTTCCTTCGAAACAATGGAAACCCTTCGGTATCTTGATTACCTCAAAAAAGGGGGCTCGGCGATTGTCAACGATGAGGAACTCTTCCCTCCCGCCGTTAACCTGGGCGACGAAGCCTATCCCGCGGATGTGCCGGCCCTCTTGAAGAAAACCCTTTCCGCCGTCAAGATCCTGAAGGCGACGGACATGGCTCTTCAGGCCGGTGACCGGAGAATGGCCAACACGGTTATGCTGGGCGCCCTGTCATCTTTTACCGATGTCAACGAGCACCTCTGGAAAGACGTGCTGAGGGCTTCCTTTCCCGAGAGGCTGGTCGAAAAGAACCTGACCGCCTTTAATATGGGAAGAACTTATTGA
- the iorA gene encoding indolepyruvate ferredoxin oxidoreductase subunit alpha: MNEHKTILSGNEAIARGAYEWGVTFAAAYPGTPSTEITQEFSRYDGVYAEWSPNEKVALEVAIGAAFAGADAMAVMKHVGVNVAADPLFTVSYTGTNGGLVLVVADDPSMHSSQNEQDSRNYAAFAKVPMLEPADSEEARQYIKTAFALSRDFDTPVFLRSTTRLSHSKSVVTLEEPRKRVDGRNVVKNSAKYVMVPAMARKRRIVVEDRLKKLQVFAESFDGNRMELNSTEAGIITAGMTYNYAKEAFPEYSFLKLGMVYPLPEKMIRDFASKVKKLYVVEELDPFIEDRIKAMGIDVTGKQIFPFNNEFDPGLLERSMSKTEEEPLFPGLPELPARPPNLCPGCPHRGLFYVLGRLKVFVTGDIGCYTLSFLKPLEGLDSCICMGASIGMAHGMSRVLGEKGRVVGVIGDSTFVHSGIASLLNMAYNRSDAVIVICDNRTTAMTGMQDHPGTGRTLQGEPTKQLDYEVLARALGIDDVKVLNPFDLRNTRKVLQEALASEGPSLVLSRGPCALLATRRAEARKPFRVDIHRCTGCRACLALGCPSISWRRFKDIPDVTIEKKTVKQEGIALIDPVSCNGCGVCLQLCAAKAIVEGVGDE; this comes from the coding sequence ATGAATGAGCATAAAACGATACTTTCGGGGAACGAGGCCATTGCCCGGGGTGCCTATGAATGGGGGGTCACCTTCGCCGCGGCCTATCCCGGCACGCCAAGCACCGAGATAACGCAGGAATTCTCACGGTATGACGGCGTCTATGCCGAGTGGTCACCCAACGAAAAGGTCGCCCTCGAAGTGGCGATCGGCGCCGCCTTCGCGGGAGCCGACGCCATGGCCGTCATGAAACATGTGGGAGTCAACGTCGCCGCCGATCCTCTTTTCACCGTAAGCTACACAGGAACAAACGGCGGGCTGGTGCTGGTCGTTGCAGACGATCCGTCCATGCACAGCTCGCAGAATGAACAGGACAGCAGGAACTATGCCGCATTCGCGAAAGTTCCCATGCTTGAACCGGCGGACAGTGAAGAAGCCCGACAATACATCAAAACGGCCTTCGCCCTGAGCCGGGATTTCGACACGCCGGTTTTCCTCAGGTCCACGACGCGGCTGTCACACTCCAAGTCGGTGGTTACCCTCGAGGAGCCCCGAAAGCGGGTTGACGGGAGAAATGTCGTCAAGAACTCGGCGAAATATGTCATGGTCCCCGCTATGGCCCGGAAAAGGCGGATTGTCGTGGAAGACCGCCTGAAGAAGCTTCAGGTCTTCGCCGAATCATTCGACGGGAACAGAATGGAGCTGAACAGCACTGAAGCCGGCATCATAACCGCCGGCATGACCTATAATTACGCGAAGGAAGCATTCCCGGAATACTCCTTTTTGAAGCTCGGCATGGTCTACCCGCTTCCGGAAAAAATGATCAGGGATTTCGCCTCAAAGGTAAAAAAACTCTATGTTGTGGAAGAGCTGGACCCCTTCATCGAGGACCGGATCAAGGCCATGGGCATCGACGTGACGGGAAAACAGATATTTCCTTTCAACAACGAGTTTGACCCGGGACTTCTTGAGCGATCCATGAGTAAGACAGAGGAGGAACCGTTGTTCCCCGGCCTGCCCGAGCTGCCGGCCCGCCCGCCGAATCTGTGTCCGGGCTGTCCTCATCGGGGTCTCTTTTATGTGCTCGGACGGCTCAAGGTCTTCGTCACCGGTGACATCGGCTGCTACACCCTTTCATTCCTCAAGCCCCTCGAGGGCCTCGATTCCTGCATATGCATGGGGGCAAGCATCGGCATGGCCCACGGTATGAGCCGGGTTCTCGGCGAGAAGGGCAGGGTCGTCGGTGTCATCGGGGACTCGACCTTTGTCCACTCGGGCATAGCCTCGCTGCTGAACATGGCCTATAACCGGAGTGATGCCGTCATCGTCATCTGCGACAACAGGACCACGGCCATGACGGGGATGCAGGATCATCCCGGTACGGGGCGTACCCTGCAGGGGGAACCTACGAAGCAGCTCGATTATGAAGTTCTTGCCCGTGCCCTGGGTATCGACGACGTGAAGGTGCTGAACCCCTTCGACCTCAGGAACACGAGAAAAGTACTTCAAGAGGCGCTCGCCTCGGAAGGTCCATCGCTGGTCCTGTCCCGGGGACCCTGCGCGCTGCTCGCCACAAGACGGGCTGAAGCACGAAAACCGTTCAGGGTTGACATTCACCGCTGCACCGGCTGCAGGGCCTGCCTTGCCCTGGGATGCCCCTCGATCTCATGGAGGCGTTTCAAAGACATTCCTGACGTGACAATTGAAAAGAAAACCGTAAAGCAGGAGGGCATTGCCCTGATCGATCCCGTCAGTTGCAACGGATGCGGGGTATGCCTGCAGCTCTGCGCGGCAAAGGCCATTGTGGAGGGTGTCGGCGATGAATAA